One stretch of Pseudomonas fragi DNA includes these proteins:
- a CDS encoding MbcA/ParS/Xre antitoxin family protein has protein sequence MQLVAHNPEPDITSGDAGRVALTFFFNLMEHWGCTKDQQCTLLGAIGNTTYFKYKKLPNVRLPHDTLERISYLMGIHKALRILFSNTPERAYQWVHKPNTAAPFNGQSALGYMLAGQVVDLADVRRYLDGVRG, from the coding sequence ATGCAGCTAGTCGCCCATAACCCTGAACCGGACATCACCAGCGGTGATGCTGGCCGAGTTGCCCTGACCTTTTTCTTCAATCTGATGGAGCATTGGGGCTGCACCAAGGACCAGCAGTGCACCCTGCTTGGCGCCATTGGCAACACCACCTACTTCAAATACAAAAAACTGCCGAACGTGCGCTTGCCCCACGATACCCTGGAGCGCATTTCGTACTTGATGGGCATTCACAAGGCACTGCGTATCCTGTTCAGTAACACCCCGGAACGGGCCTACCAATGGGTACACAAACCCAATACCGCAGCGCCCTTCAATGGCCAGAGCGCCCTGGGCTACATGCTCGCCGGCCAGGTGGTCGATCTGGCGGATGTGCGCCGCTATCTGGATGGAGTGCGCGGCTGA